Within Kineothrix sp. MB12-C1, the genomic segment GTTTATTGAAAAAGCAAAGAAATACACCAACCTTACCGAACTGACACCAGAGCTGCTTCGAATGTTCATTGCAAAAGTAGTGGTGGGTGAAAAGGCTAAGAAATACTCCCGAACTGCTCCGCAGGATATTTGGATTCACTACCGTGACATTGGAATGCTGAACGATGTCAAAGAGGAATTTGATATTCCATCCATGGAAGTTTTCTACGGAATGGATGATGAAATGATGTTTGATGATGAGCTGCCAGCCGCAATTTAAGGCATGGCAAAAGGCGGACAGCCGAAACTGTCCGCCTTATACCCCACATTTTTAGTCGGTTCATAAAGTATCCTTATGAACACTCGCATAAACGGCCACGGTATTATTTATCATCTTCACTTTCTACCGCTTGAACTACCAGCCTATGTTGTTCATTACTCGTGCAGGTGGAGAAGGTAAGCACCCTCTTTCCTTCCTCTGGAATGATATCCGACTCTATCTCCGAAGATGAGACCGCCTTCTCCAGATAAGCGCCGAAACCTTCTGCCCCTTGGGGGAATATCTGATAGGTGTCCCCGTCCGCTTCCGTCATATAAGCGGCAAAAATCTCATATCGGCAGATTCCCTCAGGAGTATATATCCACACATAAGGGTTGGCATCCACTGTCTCTTGCTGAAGATATTGGCGCAGCTTCCCGAACATGGAGGCATCCTTTCGATTGTGTCCATAGACGATGGTATTCCAATCCGAGAAGTCTCCTTTATTCTCTGCTGCTATAAAGATACAACCTGCCTGGTTCGCCTGTCCTTCAAAAGTACGGTCTAAATAAGTATTATTATCCTCCCCTTGAACAATGGGATAACTGATTGCTACAGCTCCGAATTCCACCCAGCCTACAGTATCCTCATTCTTATTAAGCAGTGCCTCAAAATCAACGGACAGTTCTCCACCACCATTGTGTGCAGCATCGCCCCCCTCTTTCGCGTCTTCCTTATCTTCTTCCCTGACAGTTTCTTCATCTGCTTCTTCCTTCTCCTGCCTCTTTACCGTCTCAAGAAGTTGTCCATATTCCTCCTCTGCCTGGTCATATTGCCCTTTCATCCCTATCAGATTCCATGCTGAAAATCCGATTATTCCAATGGCTATAAGTATGATTACTGTACCGACCCATCCCTTTTTTCGCTTCATCCCGCCTACCTTTTGCACTATCTGTTTTTTCTGTTATTCGATCATTACATTTCCTACTTATTATTAATTAAAGGATGTCCTTTGTCAATGTATCAAGCTGCCATTCATTCAACTCGAACAGTTCGTCTTCCGCTTCTCCTTCATATCCGTTGAAGCCATTTGCCTTTTGCTCGCTTTTCGACGCATCGGCTGCCTCTTTCGCACTATCCGCATACTGCTCCTCACTGCTCTTACCGATTCCATCTTCCATTTCTTCTATTTCCTTTTTCATCTCCTGTATCTTCGCATCCAGCTTAAGCGCCCGTAGAATATTATTGATATCCTCCGGCGAAAACATGCCGATAGCTTTCCCTAATTGGCCGATATTATCTCGATTCACCATAAGGCATCCGCCTCCTGATAAGGGAATACGGATAACATTCTTAGGATTACTCATATCGCCGAGGCAAAGCTCTCTTTTCTCATTGTTACAGAGAAAAATAACCCCATTATATTCCACAATACCTTTTTCATCCGCAAGATAGGAATAAGGCGCCCCTTTCCCTTTCTCAGGAATCGCTTGCATCTTGTCTTTATCATTAATCAGCTTGTTTTTCATCTGCCGGGCAATGCTTTCTGCTACTTCCCCTTCCACCGTTTTACCGGCAAATGCTGTTTGGCCCATCGTCTTTACCGCCATGTAAGCATAATTATTCTGCAATGTGCTAGTTCCGTTAACTAACATATTAATAACCATTCCTTTCCCCTATGAAATCACAAGTATTCTTACGGTCGATGCAGTAAATGCGCAGACCTGCTGAATAGTTACAATCACTCTTTACTATGTGTATCGGTATTTCCTATAAATAGTAAATAGCTGCAAACGACTTTATCCCTCGTTTGCAGCTATTGATTGTTATTTCATAGAATCTATACAGGCAGACTCTTGCTTCCTATTTCTGTCCATAATATGCGTTTGCCCCGTGCTTTCTATAATAGTGCTTATCTTGCAGCTCCTGAGGTGCAGGGGTCACTTCACTATTGATCCGCTCACAACGAGCTGCCATCTTGGCCACTTCCTCCAGCACTACCGCATTGTGCACCGCTTCATTGGCATCTTTCCCCCAGGAAAATGGTCCATGGTTCTTGCAAAGAACTGCCGGAACTGCTTCATAGTCCTTATCCTTAAAATAATCGATGATTAAAAGTCCGGTATTCTTCTCGTAGGCACCTTCGATTTCCTCTTTTGTCAGACATCTGACACAAGGAATCTCTCCATACATATAGTCCGCATGAGTCGTGCCGTAACAAGGAATTCCCCTTCCGGCCTGAGCCCAGCTCGTTGCCCAGGAAGAGTGAGTATGCACGATACCGCCCACCTTCGGAAATGCCTTATATAATTCCAGGTGTGTGGCTGTATCGGAGGAGGGGTTATATTTCCCTTCCACCTTATTGCCATCCATATCCATAACTACCATATCGTCAACCGTCAGCTTGTCGTATTCCACACCGCTTGGCTTAATGACAAAAAGCTGTTTCTCTCTGTCAATTCCGCTGACATTTCCCCATGTAAAGGTGACGAGACCGTATTTAGGCAACAGCATATTCGCTTCATATACTTGTTTTTTCAGTTCTTCTAACATATTTGGCTCCTATCTGCGTGCTTTAGCACGACCAGCTTATTTCATGCTTTCTACTGCAGCCTTTTCTATCGGTAATCCCGCTTTATAGCGACTGATGAATGCATCGAATCCTTCCACATCTTTCGGATCAGGATCCATCTTAATTCCTTTATTTCCTGCAAATACTTTTTCATTCAGATAATGAGAAAGTGTCTCATCGGCTTCTTTGTTGTTCATATAAGAAGCAAGTACGGCAATTCCCCATGCTCCGCCTTCTCCTGCGGTCTCCATAACAGATACCGGAGTATCCATAGCCGCTGCCAGGAAGCCTTGACCAACACCTTCTGTCTTGAACAAGCCGCCATGACCGAATATTTCATCCGCCTGAACTTTCTCCTCTTTAAATAGAATATCCAGACCTATCTTCAAAGCTGCCAGAGAAGAGTACAGGTGTGATCTCATAAAATTAGCAAGAGTAAAATTGCAGTTCATCTCACGTGCGAACAGAGGGCGCCCCTCATCGAAACCGGTTACCGGCTCCCCTGAGAAATAGCAATAGGAAAGCAGACCGCCACAATCGGCATCTCCTTCTAACGCCTTGAAGTACAAATCATCATAGAGCTTAGGCATATTCACTTCCAAGCCGATTGTCTCCATAAATTCTTTAAAAATATTCACCCATGCATTTAAGTCCGAAGTACAATTATTGCAATGAACCATAGCCACCAGGCTTCCATCCGGTGTGGTCACTAAATCGATTTCCGGGTATACCTTGGAAAGGTCTTTCTCCAACACAATCATAGCAAAAACACTTGTTCCGGCAGAAACATTACCGGTTTTCACAGCTACACTGTTAGTCGCCGTCATACCGGTTCCCGCATCGCCTTCCGGAGGACAAATGGAAATTCCAGCCTTCAACTCACCGGTGGGATCTAGAAGCTTCGCCCCTTCTTCCGTAAGAGTTCCTGCATTTTCACCGGCAAGAAGAACCTTAGGAAGTATATCCATTAGCTTCCATGAATAATTTTCTCCTGCTACCAACTGGTCGAACTGCTCTATCATCTGCTTATTATAATCTTTCGTATCGATATCGATAGGGAACATACCGGATGCATCGCCTACACCGAGCACTCTTTCTCCGGTAAGCTTCCAATGTACATAGCCGGCAAGCGTAGTGAAGAAGTCAATATCCTTCACATGTTCTTCCTTATCCAGAATCGCCTGTCTTAAATGGGAAATACTCCATCTGAGAGGAATATTGTAATCGAATAATTCGGTCAGCTCCGCTGCTGCCTGGCCTGTCGTAGTATTTCTCCATGTACGGAAAGGAACGAGAATCTCGCCTTCCTTGTCGAACGCCATATAACCGTGCATCATAGCACTGAAACCGATACTTCCTATTGTCTGAAGCGAAACATCATATTTGCTCTTCACTTCCTCAGCCAGTTTGCTATAGCTGCCCTGAAGCCCTTTCCATACATCCTCAATACTATAAGTCCAAACACCATCCTTGTATTGATTCTCCCAGCCATAACCGCCGGAGGCGATAGGGGAATTATCTTCCCCTATCAAAACTGCCTTTATTCTCGTTGAACCGAGCTCAATACCCAATGCCGTCTTTCCGTTAAGAATCATTTCTTTTATATTGCTCATATAAATAACCATGCCCTTTCCCTTAAAACATCATCTATTCTGTATGATAGTTATCTGAATGCAATTTCATTCCATCTCAGTTCATTCTTGAAGTTTCTGATCGTCGTATCATTATCGATAACAACGCTTTCAATTCCCATCGCTGCCGCCCAATCTACCATCTGGTCTACAGTAAGATCATAAGAGAATGCTGTATGGTGTGCACCGCCTGCCAGAATCCAAGCTTCTGCTCCTACCTTAAGGTTAGGCTGAGGTGTCCAGAATGCTGCCGCAACCGGAAGCTTGGGCATCGGCTTCTCGATTTCCTTGCAGTCCACTGCATTGATAATCAAGCGGAATCTCGTTCCCAAATCGATTAAGGAGGTTGCTACCGCAGAACCTGTCTTCGATGTGAATACGAGACGTGCGGGTTCTTCTCTGTTACCCATGGATAAAGGATTAACCTTAATGCCCACCTTTCCACTCGCAACAGTAGGGCATACCTCTAACATATGTGCCTGTAGAATACCTTCTTTACCCGGTACAAGATTATAAGTATAGTCTTCCATAAAGGAGGTTCCTTTTGCATCTTTAATACCGGAAGCCATAATCTTCATTAAGCGAACCATAGCCGCTGTCTTCCAGTCACCTTCTCCGCCGAATCCATAGCCTTTTTCCATTAATCTCTGGATGGCAAGACCGGGAAGCTGCTGCAACTGTCCCAAATCGCCAAAGTGAGTAACAATTGCATGATAATTTCTTTCTTCAAGGAATTTCTCAAATCCAATCTCAATGCCTGCCTGAACTGCAACATGTTTTCTAAAGTCCGCTTCATCCCTTCCTTCAAGAATAATGTCGTATTTGGAATAATATTCCTCAACGAGAGCATTCGTCTCGCCTTCCGTTACTGCATTTACATATTCTACAATCTCATTTACCGGATAAGCATCGATTTCCCAGCCGAATTTAATCTGTGCTTCTACTTTGTCGCCTTCTGTTACCGCTACGTTCCTCATATTATCTGCAACACGGCATACGCGGATGTGGGAAGATTCCATAATACCGATTGCGGTTCTCATCCAATCGGCCATCGTCTTCTGTACTTCCTTATCACTCCAATGCCCTACTACTACTTTCCTCTCGATGCCCATGCGGCTTACGATATGACCGTATTCCCTGTCACCATGAGCGGACTGATTTTCATTCATAAAGTCCATATCGATATCATCATAAGGAATCTCTTCATTAAACTGTGTATGAAGGTGCATCAATGGCTTTCTATATTCCTGAAGTCCAAGTATCCACGATTTCGCCGGAGAGAAAGTGTGCATCCATGTGATGACACCTGCACATTCTTCGTCCGCGTTCGCTTCGTTGAAGGTTCTTCTTATTAATTCATTCGTAATTAATGTGGGTTTCCATACGATCTCAAAAGGAAACATTCCCGAGTTGTTCAAATTCTCTACAATGATCTTAGAGTGCTCTGCTACCCTTGTGAGGCATTCATCTCCATATAAATCCTGTGAACCTGTGCAAAACCAAAATTTGTAATTCTTTCCTGTTTTCATTTTCAATCCTCCTATGCGTTGTATTGTTTGTAAGTGTTATATCCATATGCAAGCCGAATATTCCAACACATTTGCTAAAGTTGTATTGTTTTGTCCTAGTTGTATTCTTTTATAATTCATACGAAAACCATATTTTCGACTCATATCCTATATAACATATACAAATATTTATAATTTCCTTTTCATTCTTTATAAGATAATAATATATTTTTCCTCTATACTTGTCAATACGTAATTACATACTTATAATACAAATACAAAAAAGTTGTACCATTTATATAAGTACAACTTTTCATATCACCTTTGCAATATTAATTATTTAAATCTCTGTACAATTTCTTCTAACTGTTGTGCTAACTCCTTCAACTCCTTCGTATGGCTGGCAACTTCCTCCATGGAAGCAAGCTGTTCCTGAGAAGTAGCGGAAACCTCTTCCGTAGCCGCAGATGTTTCTTCCGTCGATGCGGAAATGGATTCCATATTTCCTACTATTTCATCCTTCATCCTGCGCATCTGCCTGCTGTCCTCCGTAATAGAGGATACCCTATCGATAAGAGACCTGATCTCTTCCGCAATATTTAAAAATATTTCTTTCGTATTATCAACTGCCAAGGACTGTTCTTCTATAACCTTAAGTACTGAAGCCATCGTCTTTACCGAGGAATCTGCATATGTATGAATTTCTTCGATTGCACCATTTATTTCACCCACTTCTGAAGCAGACTGTTCCGCAAGCTTGCGTATTTCCTCTGCAACTACTGCAAATCCTCTTCCTGCATCTCCTGCCCTTGCCGCTTCTATGGAGGCATTGAGGGCAAGGAGATTGGTCTGCTCGGAGATTTGAATAATCGCTTCCGTTACCGAATTAATGTTGTTGGCGCTCGCCATAACCTTATTAATGACCTCATCAATTTCATGAATTGCACTGTCTGTCTTATTCATGGATTCTGCAAGTGTTCCCACCGCTGCAAGCCCACTTTCCCTTAACTCTTCCGTTCTCTGTGTCGTAAGGTTCATCTGCTCTGTGGACTCCGATACGGATTCGATATTATTCGCCAATTCATCCACTTTGTTTACCGTATCCGCTACACTGGAAGCCTCATCCGATACCGCACTGGCAACTTCTTGAATGGTAACCGCTACTTCATTAATTGCTTTCGATGTTTCATCCGTTATCCCGGCGAGAGAATCTGAGAACCGGAGGACTGTTCCCGAAGACTTCTTCAGCGCACCGATAAGTTCTTGCATATTATGAAGCATAATATTAAAAGAATTGCCAAGCAGCCCTGTCTCATCCCTATTTCTCACCGATAATGCCGCAATATTCAAATTGCCATTCGAAACTTGTTCCAAAGAGCCGCTGATTCGTCGAATAGGAGTGGCAATATGGCGTGCAAAAAGGAAGATAACTGCCAGTCCGATAACAAGCGAAATAATTAATACTATCACTAATGTATTTAAAATAGTGCTTGCACCTGCGTTATAGTCCATGGCATAGGAGCCTGCAGATACAATCCATCCCCAATCTGCTTCCTGTTTCTGATAGGATATCTTAAGCGCTGTCGCTTCAGAACCCGGTAAATTCCATGTGTAGGTCACATAACCTCCGCCATTAACACCTATGTTAATCTGCTCCTGAACGAATTTCGTTCCATCACCGCTCTTATCCTCCACATCCCATACATTCTGCCCTTCTAACGACGGATGTGCAACCTCATTACCCTGTGCATCGTATACGACGAAATAACCATTTTCTCCCAAATCAACACTGGAGTTAATGGGACGCTTTCCTTCCGCATCCTTTTCCCCAAGCAAAGCAACCTTAACTTGTTCCTGCGCATCTTCAAGGGTCAAAGTCCCCCTCTCCACTTCCTCTTGCTTGGCATCAATCAATTGGAGAGCCTGCTCCACGCTATTTTTCAGTATGACCTCCCCTTTTTTATCGAGTTCCGACTTCGCCGTCGTATAGCTGAATGCTCCCGTTAATGCCAGCGGTATCGTCAATAATAGGCTGGATATAATAACCAACTTAAGTTGAATGGTAAATCTGATATTTCTTTTTTCCTTTTTCATTCGTTCTCTCTTCCCGGAGATAACTATTTTATCTCTCTATCGTCTTCTCCTGCATCATACTATCCAGATATCCCCTATCCCATAATAGAATCTTAAGCTTTCCGGCCGCTTCTACCGCCGGCGACGTAAAGTATTGATTCGTCAACACTACCCCTACCATGCGATCATAATAATCCCTTCCCGCATACGCTTCCTGTACCGCTTTTACTCCTACCGGTGTGGAATAACATTTACACTGAATAGCATAAGTTACCCCCTCTTTTTCCGCTAATATATCAATCCCATAGTCACCGCTCCCTTTTGTTACCTCCACTTCCACAAATCCTCTTTCCTGCAGAAGCTCAGCACAAAATTGCTCGAAGTCATGTCCTTCCATCTCATCGATAGAATTAGGTCTTCGTTTTCTATGCAAAAGATGATACAAAAGCACAGTAATCATTGCGATTAGAATAACGAGTATTAGTACAATCATCGCTCCACCGTATCCTGCCATCCTCTTCTCCTTTCCTCCCCGGATTCTCTTATCAGGCTCTACAGACCTTTTATCTGCAGACTCCGGCAGCGATTTATACAGGCGAATACTTCCTGTTTTCTTGGAAGCGCCATGCCTGCCGGAAGATAACTCCCAGGAACAACAGTTGACAGACCCTCCTTCTCCATTAATTCCATTAGCTTATCTACAATTTCCTGTACCGTATATTTCCCATTGAATAACTTCTGCTGCGCATAAGCGAGCAGATAGCCAAGCGCCGTCACCTGCTCCGAATCCGCAATCTGTTCCACGTAATGGAGATGAATCGTCTCCTTATTAAGCA encodes:
- a CDS encoding FGGY-family carbohydrate kinase — its product is MSNIKEMILNGKTALGIELGSTRIKAVLIGEDNSPIASGGYGWENQYKDGVWTYSIEDVWKGLQGSYSKLAEEVKSKYDVSLQTIGSIGFSAMMHGYMAFDKEGEILVPFRTWRNTTTGQAAAELTELFDYNIPLRWSISHLRQAILDKEEHVKDIDFFTTLAGYVHWKLTGERVLGVGDASGMFPIDIDTKDYNKQMIEQFDQLVAGENYSWKLMDILPKVLLAGENAGTLTEEGAKLLDPTGELKAGISICPPEGDAGTGMTATNSVAVKTGNVSAGTSVFAMIVLEKDLSKVYPEIDLVTTPDGSLVAMVHCNNCTSDLNAWVNIFKEFMETIGLEVNMPKLYDDLYFKALEGDADCGGLLSYCYFSGEPVTGFDEGRPLFAREMNCNFTLANFMRSHLYSSLAALKIGLDILFKEEKVQADEIFGHGGLFKTEGVGQGFLAAAMDTPVSVMETAGEGGAWGIAVLASYMNNKEADETLSHYLNEKVFAGNKGIKMDPDPKDVEGFDAFISRYKAGLPIEKAAVESMK
- a CDS encoding restriction endonuclease gives rise to the protein MAGYGGAMIVLILVILIAMITVLLYHLLHRKRRPNSIDEMEGHDFEQFCAELLQERGFVEVEVTKGSGDYGIDILAEKEGVTYAIQCKCYSTPVGVKAVQEAYAGRDYYDRMVGVVLTNQYFTSPAVEAAGKLKILLWDRGYLDSMMQEKTIER
- a CDS encoding methyl-accepting chemotaxis protein, with product MKKEKRNIRFTIQLKLVIISSLLLTIPLALTGAFSYTTAKSELDKKGEVILKNSVEQALQLIDAKQEEVERGTLTLEDAQEQVKVALLGEKDAEGKRPINSSVDLGENGYFVVYDAQGNEVAHPSLEGQNVWDVEDKSGDGTKFVQEQINIGVNGGGYVTYTWNLPGSEATALKISYQKQEADWGWIVSAGSYAMDYNAGASTILNTLVIVLIISLVIGLAVIFLFARHIATPIRRISGSLEQVSNGNLNIAALSVRNRDETGLLGNSFNIMLHNMQELIGALKKSSGTVLRFSDSLAGITDETSKAINEVAVTIQEVASAVSDEASSVADTVNKVDELANNIESVSESTEQMNLTTQRTEELRESGLAAVGTLAESMNKTDSAIHEIDEVINKVMASANNINSVTEAIIQISEQTNLLALNASIEAARAGDAGRGFAVVAEEIRKLAEQSASEVGEINGAIEEIHTYADSSVKTMASVLKVIEEQSLAVDNTKEIFLNIAEEIRSLIDRVSSITEDSRQMRRMKDEIVGNMESISASTEETSAATEEVSATSQEQLASMEEVASHTKELKELAQQLEEIVQRFK
- the srtB gene encoding class B sortase, with amino-acid sequence MKRKKGWVGTVIILIAIGIIGFSAWNLIGMKGQYDQAEEEYGQLLETVKRQEKEEADEETVREEDKEDAKEGGDAAHNGGGELSVDFEALLNKNEDTVGWVEFGAVAISYPIVQGEDNNTYLDRTFEGQANQAGCIFIAAENKGDFSDWNTIVYGHNRKDASMFGKLRQYLQQETVDANPYVWIYTPEGICRYEIFAAYMTEADGDTYQIFPQGAEGFGAYLEKAVSSSEIESDIIPEEGKRVLTFSTCTSNEQHRLVVQAVESEDDK
- the araA gene encoding L-arabinose isomerase, with product MKTGKNYKFWFCTGSQDLYGDECLTRVAEHSKIIVENLNNSGMFPFEIVWKPTLITNELIRRTFNEANADEECAGVITWMHTFSPAKSWILGLQEYRKPLMHLHTQFNEEIPYDDIDMDFMNENQSAHGDREYGHIVSRMGIERKVVVGHWSDKEVQKTMADWMRTAIGIMESSHIRVCRVADNMRNVAVTEGDKVEAQIKFGWEIDAYPVNEIVEYVNAVTEGETNALVEEYYSKYDIILEGRDEADFRKHVAVQAGIEIGFEKFLEERNYHAIVTHFGDLGQLQQLPGLAIQRLMEKGYGFGGEGDWKTAAMVRLMKIMASGIKDAKGTSFMEDYTYNLVPGKEGILQAHMLEVCPTVASGKVGIKVNPLSMGNREEPARLVFTSKTGSAVATSLIDLGTRFRLIINAVDCKEIEKPMPKLPVAAAFWTPQPNLKVGAEAWILAGGAHHTAFSYDLTVDQMVDWAAAMGIESVVIDNDTTIRNFKNELRWNEIAFR
- the araD gene encoding L-ribulose-5-phosphate 4-epimerase, producing MLEELKKQVYEANMLLPKYGLVTFTWGNVSGIDREKQLFVIKPSGVEYDKLTVDDMVVMDMDGNKVEGKYNPSSDTATHLELYKAFPKVGGIVHTHSSWATSWAQAGRGIPCYGTTHADYMYGEIPCVRCLTKEEIEGAYEKNTGLLIIDYFKDKDYEAVPAVLCKNHGPFSWGKDANEAVHNAVVLEEVAKMAARCERINSEVTPAPQELQDKHYYRKHGANAYYGQK